In Bdellovibrio sp. GT3, one genomic interval encodes:
- a CDS encoding class I SAM-dependent RNA methyltransferase — MTANSRIQVKIEKMAIGGAGIARHDGLVIFVPLAAPDDELLVEITTAKKNFAEARIVEILKPGPSRRTPPCPVANVCGGCNWQHLTEQEQQKQKEALVLETIRKFNPDLNFEYLPLQPSPRSLRYRNRIQPKFQNGRFGFFARNSHEIVEIDDCLITEDVLTKKFPEVRQWAADKKSKDLLRLEMYISENEEIRYGLITDEDDGIGFSQVNRFQNPHLLETTLNWAGDTEYRQVFDLYAGAGNFTFPLMNKYKSANVTAVELNPKLVERGRAQNKEKRLRYFMSDVESYMRRATIQKQDLVVLDPPRAGASEYIMRSLAAAEPQKIIYISCHPVSLARDLKWFFASAQQLGKKFRLERMQTFEMFPQTDHVETIAELRVDS; from the coding sequence GTGACTGCAAATTCTCGCATCCAAGTTAAGATCGAGAAGATGGCCATCGGAGGCGCGGGCATTGCCCGCCACGATGGCCTTGTTATTTTTGTGCCCTTGGCAGCACCCGATGATGAGCTTTTGGTTGAAATCACCACGGCGAAAAAGAACTTCGCAGAAGCCCGCATCGTTGAAATTCTAAAGCCAGGTCCTTCCCGCAGAACACCACCCTGCCCTGTCGCCAATGTTTGTGGCGGCTGCAACTGGCAGCACCTGACTGAGCAAGAACAACAAAAACAAAAAGAAGCATTGGTGCTGGAGACAATCCGCAAATTCAATCCTGATTTGAATTTCGAATACCTTCCTTTGCAACCAAGCCCGCGCTCTTTGCGCTACCGCAATCGCATTCAGCCAAAATTTCAAAATGGCCGCTTCGGTTTTTTTGCAAGAAACTCCCACGAGATTGTCGAAATCGACGACTGCTTGATTACAGAGGATGTTCTGACAAAGAAATTTCCGGAAGTCCGCCAATGGGCCGCAGACAAAAAGTCGAAAGATCTTTTGCGCCTGGAAATGTATATCTCTGAAAATGAGGAGATCCGCTACGGGCTGATCACTGACGAGGACGATGGCATCGGCTTTTCTCAGGTCAACCGCTTTCAGAATCCACATTTGTTAGAAACCACGTTGAACTGGGCTGGAGATACCGAGTATCGGCAGGTTTTTGACCTCTATGCTGGAGCGGGTAACTTTACTTTCCCGCTGATGAACAAGTATAAATCCGCCAACGTCACGGCTGTCGAACTAAACCCAAAGCTGGTGGAGCGCGGTCGCGCCCAAAATAAAGAAAAACGCCTGCGCTATTTCATGTCTGACGTGGAAAGCTACATGCGCAGAGCGACTATCCAAAAACAGGACCTGGTGGTCCTGGACCCTCCACGTGCGGGCGCCAGCGAGTACATTATGCGTTCTTTGGCTGCGGCAGAGCCACAAAAGATCATTTATATCAGCTGTCACCCGGTTTCTCTGGCAAGGGATCTGAAATGGTTCTTCGCATCCGCTCAACAACTCGGCAAAAAATTCCGCCTGGAGCGCATGCAAACTTTCGAGATGTTTCCACAGACAGACCATGTGGAGACTATTGCTGAGCTCAGGGTTGACTCTTAG
- a CDS encoding 3'-5' exonuclease, producing the protein MRFVAFDFETTGTVPGVDQIIEIGAVRFINGEPEAVFATLVDPLRPIPPGASKVNGIFDDMVKGKPTIDTLLDSLADFCGDDIMVAHNAPFDAQFLTADVKRHESKAPRGLVLDSLPIARKVFPGLPNYKLGTLVQHLKIPTTDFHRAEEDATYLGHMFTQMLKRISIGGQAPQVANLVALTGKPELRFPQIIRQPKQMDFFGV; encoded by the coding sequence ATGAGATTTGTAGCTTTTGACTTTGAAACAACTGGAACTGTGCCTGGCGTTGACCAAATTATTGAAATTGGAGCTGTTCGCTTCATTAATGGTGAACCAGAGGCTGTATTTGCAACACTTGTGGACCCTCTTCGTCCAATTCCTCCAGGCGCTTCAAAAGTGAATGGTATCTTTGATGATATGGTTAAAGGAAAACCAACAATTGATACATTGTTGGACTCTTTGGCTGATTTCTGCGGTGATGATATCATGGTTGCGCACAACGCTCCATTCGATGCTCAATTCCTTACTGCTGACGTTAAGAGACACGAATCCAAAGCACCACGCGGACTTGTATTGGACTCCTTGCCAATCGCGCGCAAGGTATTCCCAGGCCTTCCAAACTACAAGTTGGGCACCTTGGTACAACACCTTAAGATTCCCACTACAGACTTCCATAGAGCAGAAGAAGATGCGACTTACCTTGGTCATATGTTCACACAAATGCTTAAACGTATTTCCATTGGCGGCCAAGCTCCGCAAGTTGCAAACCTTGTAGCTTTGACGGGCAAACCTGAATTGCGTTTTCCGCAAATCATCCGCCAGCCAAAACAAATGGATTTCTTTGGCGTTTAG
- a CDS encoding tetratricopeptide repeat protein, producing MRKWIIAACALTLVGCASWNQDKEKAALYLRMGNAFIEETNYPNAIVALLKAQELDPNEPTIQNSLGQAYFLRERYDLAEKQFRKAIAMNPQYSDARNNLARTLIEVGKFAEADKELTLVLNDLTYGGFTKAYTNLGLSKFHQKQYSAAQDAFLKVLNSTADDCWANTYYGRAFFEQKKYSQAAEALDRAIGFCQKNLIDDPHYYSALAYFRLGDKSKSIARFEEIIRYYPNGQYREKSKSMLELIRKGQQ from the coding sequence ATGCGTAAATGGATTATCGCTGCCTGTGCACTCACTTTGGTGGGCTGTGCAAGTTGGAATCAAGACAAAGAAAAAGCTGCGTTATATCTTCGAATGGGCAATGCCTTTATCGAAGAAACGAACTATCCCAATGCAATCGTCGCTTTGTTAAAAGCCCAAGAGCTTGATCCAAACGAACCCACAATCCAAAACAGCCTTGGGCAAGCCTACTTCCTGAGAGAACGTTACGACCTTGCAGAAAAACAGTTTCGCAAAGCAATCGCCATGAATCCCCAATATAGCGATGCACGCAACAACCTGGCTCGCACACTCATTGAAGTCGGCAAGTTTGCCGAAGCCGACAAAGAACTAACATTGGTACTAAATGATCTTACCTACGGTGGCTTCACCAAAGCTTACACCAATCTGGGACTTTCAAAATTTCACCAAAAGCAATATTCCGCTGCCCAGGATGCTTTCCTGAAGGTTCTTAACTCCACTGCAGACGACTGCTGGGCAAATACCTACTATGGTCGAGCTTTCTTTGAGCAAAAAAAGTACTCACAGGCAGCAGAAGCCCTGGATCGCGCCATTGGCTTTTGCCAAAAAAATCTGATCGATGATCCTCATTACTACAGCGCCCTGGCTTATTTCCGCCTGGGGGATAAATCCAAATCCATCGCTCGTTTTGAAGAAATCATTCGCTATTATCCAAATGGCCAATATCGTGAAAAATCCAAGAGCATGCTGGAGCTGATTCGAAAGGGACAACAATGA
- a CDS encoding helix-turn-helix domain-containing protein, giving the protein MKKTGEILKAAREERGLSLNEVGLSLKISSKVLKAIEDGDENQLPAKTFLRGFVKSYATFLRLDADKILETFYQEMGSTRPQPYIRPTSTPEKEAEVAKTTASSDEPEATVTPIRKSAPATSSSNDYSPLNKKNNTKTIVVGVLLVFLAGLIIFTKKMIDKYSKEAEVPTAEVAEMMEGATPVDGDAAPAEPLTSESPTPNASPLAQITKPEEKPEPISKATPVETPKASPSPSVSQSPSPTATVAATATAKASPSPTPTASVAATTSPTASPSPTASPTPEKAKPVELIVEALDTVEIEYSSPSGKPQKIRLSAEQVHTFKSKSGLKINFSNGGAVNLILNGKELGIPGDLGKPIKLSY; this is encoded by the coding sequence ATGAAAAAAACCGGTGAAATACTAAAAGCCGCTCGTGAAGAAAGAGGCCTTTCACTTAATGAAGTGGGTCTGTCCCTGAAAATCAGCAGCAAAGTTTTGAAAGCCATCGAAGATGGTGACGAAAATCAATTGCCAGCAAAAACGTTTTTGCGCGGCTTTGTAAAAAGCTACGCAACCTTCCTGCGTCTTGATGCTGATAAAATTCTGGAAACCTTCTATCAGGAAATGGGCAGCACGCGCCCTCAGCCTTACATCCGTCCGACTTCGACCCCAGAAAAGGAAGCAGAAGTTGCAAAAACCACTGCTTCTTCTGACGAACCTGAGGCTACCGTCACTCCGATCAGAAAATCAGCTCCAGCAACTTCTTCCAGCAATGACTATTCGCCGCTGAACAAGAAAAACAACACCAAGACGATCGTGGTTGGTGTGCTATTGGTATTTCTGGCGGGCTTGATCATCTTCACCAAGAAAATGATCGACAAGTATTCCAAAGAAGCTGAAGTACCAACCGCAGAAGTAGCGGAAATGATGGAAGGTGCAACTCCGGTTGATGGTGACGCCGCTCCAGCAGAGCCACTGACATCTGAGAGCCCGACTCCAAACGCGTCGCCGTTGGCACAAATCACAAAACCAGAAGAAAAGCCTGAACCAATCTCCAAGGCAACACCGGTTGAGACACCTAAAGCCTCACCATCTCCTTCTGTTTCACAAAGCCCCTCTCCAACGGCAACTGTAGCGGCAACTGCGACAGCCAAAGCGTCCCCGTCACCAACGCCGACAGCATCTGTCGCTGCAACGACGTCTCCGACAGCTTCTCCATCACCAACAGCCTCTCCAACACCTGAGAAAGCAAAACCGGTGGAGCTGATCGTTGAGGCTTTGGATACTGTTGAAATCGAGTACTCCTCCCCATCCGGTAAGCCACAGAAAATCAGACTGTCTGCAGAGCAAGTACACACTTTCAAAAGCAAAAGCGGTTTGAAAATTAATTTCTCCAACGGTGGCGCCGTGAACCTGATCCTTAACGGAAAAGAATTGGGCATTCCAGGAGATCTGGGTAAACCAATTAAATTGAGCTACTAG
- a CDS encoding trypsin-like serine peptidase, translating into MKSLGIILLIFTAGCVANEPGTASVKNGAAVYYDGDSREEVTVQDRTWVVAQATAMIYDGTRKNFPFLKDMYPLCANERFQEQRLVGHCSGVLIAPNKVLTAAHCMQNSNSCPNARFVFGAHHTASNLNIYSCNRVLSLDTKMDFAIVELDQAVSGVRPAQISTEFNLRNGDQVLSLSYPLGLPLKQDVGVVRDVQNGSNFFKVSVDTFASSSGSPLFNKKGEVVGVLSRGADDILEDDIYRVQSRGGCINFNSCENGSCTGETFLKAALISDKI; encoded by the coding sequence ATGAAATCACTGGGAATTATTCTATTAATATTCACTGCCGGCTGTGTTGCGAATGAACCCGGAACTGCCTCCGTAAAGAATGGTGCTGCCGTTTATTATGATGGTGATTCCCGCGAAGAGGTCACAGTCCAAGATCGCACGTGGGTCGTGGCTCAGGCGACAGCCATGATTTACGATGGCACCCGCAAGAATTTTCCATTCCTAAAAGACATGTATCCCCTGTGTGCAAATGAAAGATTTCAGGAACAACGACTTGTCGGCCACTGTAGCGGTGTTTTGATCGCTCCCAACAAAGTTCTAACCGCTGCGCACTGTATGCAGAATTCCAACTCCTGCCCCAATGCGCGATTTGTATTCGGCGCTCATCACACAGCATCGAATTTGAATATTTATTCCTGCAATCGTGTGCTTTCGCTGGATACCAAAATGGATTTTGCCATCGTGGAGCTTGATCAGGCTGTGTCTGGTGTCAGACCCGCACAAATTTCCACTGAATTTAATTTGCGTAACGGCGACCAGGTTCTGAGCTTGTCATACCCCTTGGGTTTGCCACTAAAGCAGGATGTTGGCGTGGTCAGGGACGTGCAAAATGGCTCTAACTTTTTCAAAGTTTCCGTCGACACTTTTGCCAGTAGCTCCGGCTCTCCGCTCTTTAACAAAAAGGGTGAGGTTGTGGGTGTTCTAAGTCGCGGCGCCGATGATATCCTGGAAGATGATATTTATAGAGTTCAAAGTCGCGGCGGCTGCATCAACTTTAATAGCTGCGAAAACGGCTCCTGCACCGGCGAAACATTCCTAAAGGCCGCACTGATCAGCGACAAAATCTAA
- the sucD gene encoding succinate--CoA ligase subunit alpha: MAILINKNTKVICQGFTGAQGTFHSEQALAYGTKMVGGVTPGKGGTTHIGLPVFNTVKEAKAATGCNASVIFVPPPFAADSIMEAVDADLDLVICITEGIPVLDMVKVKEYMKGKRTRLVGPNCPGVITPGECKIGIMPGHIHKAGRIGVLSRSGTLTYEAVGQLTALGIGQSTCVGIGGDPVNGTNFIDVLKLFNEDPDTDGVIMIGEIGGTAEEEAAEYIKAHFKKPVTAFIAGAAAPAGKRMGHAGAIISGGKGTAEAKFKALEAAGCKISRSPADMGTTMQSMLKK; the protein is encoded by the coding sequence ATGGCAATTCTTATTAACAAAAACACAAAAGTAATCTGCCAAGGTTTCACTGGTGCTCAAGGTACATTCCACTCTGAGCAAGCATTGGCATACGGAACTAAAATGGTTGGTGGCGTGACTCCGGGTAAAGGCGGCACGACTCACATCGGTCTTCCAGTGTTCAACACTGTGAAAGAAGCTAAAGCGGCTACGGGTTGCAACGCTTCTGTGATCTTTGTACCTCCTCCATTCGCTGCTGACTCTATCATGGAAGCTGTTGATGCTGATTTGGATCTTGTGATCTGTATCACTGAAGGCATCCCAGTTCTTGATATGGTTAAAGTAAAAGAATACATGAAGGGTAAACGCACTCGTTTGGTTGGTCCAAACTGCCCAGGCGTTATCACTCCAGGCGAATGCAAAATCGGTATTATGCCAGGTCACATCCACAAAGCAGGTCGTATCGGCGTTCTTTCACGTTCCGGTACATTGACTTACGAAGCTGTTGGTCAATTGACTGCACTTGGTATCGGTCAATCCACTTGCGTAGGTATCGGTGGTGACCCAGTGAATGGTACAAACTTCATCGACGTTCTAAAATTGTTCAATGAAGATCCAGACACTGACGGTGTTATCATGATCGGTGAAATCGGTGGTACAGCTGAAGAAGAAGCTGCTGAATACATCAAAGCTCACTTCAAAAAACCTGTTACTGCGTTCATCGCTGGTGCTGCTGCTCCTGCTGGTAAACGTATGGGTCACGCTGGTGCGATCATCAGTGGTGGCAAAGGTACTGCTGAAGCGAAATTTAAAGCGCTTGAAGCTGCTGGTTGCAAAATTTCCCGCTCCCCTGCGGATATGGGAACTACTATGCAATCTATGCTTAAAAAGTAG
- a CDS encoding AGE family epimerase/isomerase, translating to MNPSQRIEFSKTWLTNDVFPLWSGKGIDRKNGGFEENLTFEGEPMEMPRRAMVQSRQIYSFLTGMRMNTVSKDVGTFAVNQGVRYMIDKYQQPSGEFSYSVLADGTPKSMNPDLYTQAFALFGLAQAYQLDPKPEYKTRAKDLVKYLYRERSVKSGGFTELDEKGTVSYKSNPHMHMFESAIAWMQIDKDQEWWKLGEELANLALTKFIDPQTGILGEYFDENWNHLRDNGKFVYEPGHQFEWSWLFSLYQDLTGKDCKAVRHNLFLSADKHGTDPVRKIAFDEMWSDFTPKLTSSRFWPQCERIKAAVRLAKEVPATEQAIYHKAADDAMDTLFKFFATPKKGMWYDQLSAQDTFSGNFSKSSSLYHIINALEEYVNLRN from the coding sequence ATGAATCCTTCGCAACGAATTGAATTTTCAAAAACCTGGCTTACCAACGACGTCTTCCCTCTTTGGAGTGGTAAAGGCATTGATCGTAAAAATGGCGGCTTTGAGGAAAATCTGACTTTCGAAGGCGAACCGATGGAAATGCCTCGAAGAGCGATGGTGCAATCCCGCCAGATCTATTCGTTCCTGACCGGAATGCGTATGAACACGGTTTCCAAGGATGTTGGGACTTTTGCTGTCAATCAAGGCGTGCGCTACATGATTGATAAGTACCAACAACCTTCCGGCGAATTTAGCTACTCTGTGCTGGCTGATGGCACTCCCAAGAGCATGAATCCTGATCTTTACACTCAGGCTTTTGCACTTTTTGGTTTGGCGCAAGCTTACCAGCTGGATCCAAAACCAGAATATAAAACACGTGCGAAGGATCTGGTTAAGTATCTGTATCGCGAAAGAAGCGTAAAATCCGGTGGCTTCACTGAGCTGGATGAAAAAGGAACTGTTTCTTACAAATCAAATCCGCACATGCACATGTTTGAATCTGCCATCGCCTGGATGCAAATCGATAAGGATCAAGAATGGTGGAAACTGGGTGAGGAACTGGCCAACCTGGCCCTGACAAAATTCATCGACCCACAGACCGGCATTCTGGGCGAATATTTCGACGAAAATTGGAACCATCTTCGGGACAACGGGAAGTTCGTTTATGAACCTGGCCACCAATTCGAATGGTCATGGCTGTTTTCCTTATATCAGGATCTGACGGGCAAAGACTGCAAAGCCGTTCGTCACAACCTTTTCCTTTCCGCTGATAAACACGGAACTGATCCTGTAAGAAAAATCGCTTTTGACGAAATGTGGAGTGATTTCACGCCTAAATTGACGTCTTCGCGCTTCTGGCCACAATGTGAGCGTATAAAAGCAGCAGTTCGCCTGGCCAAAGAAGTTCCGGCCACGGAACAGGCCATCTATCATAAGGCCGCCGATGATGCCATGGACACCCTGTTTAAATTCTTTGCGACCCCGAAAAAGGGTATGTGGTACGACCAGCTTTCAGCTCAGGATACTTTTTCTGGAAATTTCTCTAAATCCAGCTCTTTATACCATATTATCAATGCCTTAGAGGAGTACGTAAACTTGCGAAATTAG
- a CDS encoding 2Fe-2S iron-sulfur cluster-binding protein has product MGPLQQKSALIWGKFAVRSKSGKYITFLPDNRNVLVSQKDQSVLDVAVREGLPLNHTCGGFGTCGTCRVYVREGLGSLPERNEIEMEMAEDRNFAEFERLACQLEPIDGLVCEIPATGSHKKD; this is encoded by the coding sequence ATGGGGCCCTTACAACAAAAGAGTGCCCTAATATGGGGGAAGTTCGCTGTGAGGTCTAAGTCTGGAAAATATATAACCTTTTTGCCGGACAACCGGAATGTCTTGGTGAGTCAAAAGGACCAGAGTGTATTAGATGTAGCTGTGCGCGAAGGCTTGCCTTTGAATCATACCTGCGGGGGCTTCGGAACTTGCGGCACATGCAGGGTATATGTTCGTGAGGGCCTGGGTAGTTTGCCTGAGCGAAATGAGATCGAGATGGAGATGGCTGAAGACCGGAATTTTGCGGAATTCGAGCGCCTGGCCTGCCAGCTGGAACCAATCGACGGCCTCGTTTGTGAGATCCCGGCTACGGGGTCACATAAAAAGGATTAG
- the ndk gene encoding nucleoside-diphosphate kinase: MAIEQTFSIIKPNAMKKNAIGDIVSMFEANGLKIAAAKIVVLSADKAGEFYAEHKARPFFGELVSFMTSGPVMLMCLQGEGAVLKNREIMGATDPKKANAGTIRSKFGDNVGENAVHGSDSVESAARELALFFEKHEICNA, encoded by the coding sequence ATGGCTATCGAACAAACATTCTCAATCATCAAACCAAACGCTATGAAAAAAAATGCTATCGGTGACATCGTAAGCATGTTTGAAGCAAACGGTTTGAAAATCGCTGCTGCAAAAATCGTTGTTTTGTCTGCTGATAAAGCTGGCGAATTCTACGCTGAACACAAAGCTCGTCCATTCTTTGGCGAACTGGTTTCTTTCATGACTTCTGGTCCAGTTATGTTGATGTGCTTGCAAGGTGAAGGCGCAGTTTTGAAAAACCGCGAAATCATGGGTGCAACTGATCCAAAAAAAGCTAACGCTGGCACAATCCGTTCTAAATTCGGCGACAACGTAGGTGAAAACGCAGTTCACGGTTCTGACTCTGTAGAATCTGCTGCTCGCGAACTTGCATTGTTCTTCGAAAAACACGAAATCTGCAACGCGTAG
- a CDS encoding ArnT family glycosyltransferase — MKDLKRLWLISLFVKLILAALLPLSADEAYYWVWSHRLQLSYFDHPPMVAWLFYLGHFLEPLLNSVRWPAVLLGHCGIWVGVELLRKHIDLEKVRVWVYLVLFSPLLGFGSLIVTPDLPVIFFWILSIYCFDLVLQKKDLKSYAGLGCALGLGFCAKYHIVLFVPAILLYLVFEKKWRDVNWKYVPVTLLSGLLFCLPVILWNYQNDFQSFRFQLDHGFERPDYKAEWTISYVAAQILIIFPWVFWSALRAKVPATLRYLIYFAWFPLIFFFGTSFKALVEANWPIIAYPAVFMLAVLYPRMQQWYRYYVGFFGLLITVAVSMLFIPSLRNMDPKVSEPFDYQKLAKETVEYQPLYGNSYQMSSSLWYFSKTPVFKLSGISRYDYFDTFPEAKPQGNKFYLVKREGNGLPQWLSEQQWTYQEIKRVAPDFVVLEFTRP; from the coding sequence TTGAAAGACCTGAAACGACTTTGGCTTATCAGCCTTTTCGTCAAACTTATTCTGGCGGCACTGCTTCCACTCAGTGCCGATGAAGCCTACTACTGGGTTTGGTCCCATCGCCTGCAATTAAGTTACTTCGATCATCCACCCATGGTGGCATGGCTGTTTTATCTGGGTCACTTTCTGGAACCCCTTCTTAACTCCGTTCGCTGGCCCGCAGTTCTGCTGGGTCACTGTGGGATCTGGGTTGGTGTTGAGCTTCTACGAAAACACATCGATCTCGAGAAAGTTCGCGTGTGGGTTTACCTGGTATTATTCTCCCCGCTGTTGGGCTTTGGATCTTTGATAGTCACTCCTGATCTACCGGTTATCTTTTTCTGGATTTTGTCCATCTACTGTTTCGATCTTGTTTTGCAAAAAAAGGATTTGAAAAGTTATGCGGGCCTGGGGTGCGCACTCGGTCTTGGATTCTGCGCCAAGTACCACATTGTTCTTTTTGTGCCTGCCATTTTACTTTACCTGGTGTTTGAAAAAAAATGGCGGGATGTGAACTGGAAGTACGTTCCGGTAACCTTGCTTTCGGGTCTGCTTTTCTGTCTGCCGGTCATTCTGTGGAACTATCAAAATGACTTTCAATCCTTCCGCTTTCAATTGGATCACGGCTTTGAACGACCAGATTACAAAGCAGAATGGACAATCAGTTATGTGGCAGCACAAATTCTGATTATTTTCCCCTGGGTGTTCTGGTCTGCACTTCGCGCGAAAGTTCCAGCGACATTAAGGTATTTGATTTACTTTGCTTGGTTCCCACTGATTTTCTTCTTTGGAACATCCTTTAAAGCACTCGTGGAAGCAAACTGGCCAATTATCGCCTACCCGGCGGTCTTCATGCTTGCCGTGCTTTATCCAAGAATGCAGCAATGGTATCGCTACTATGTTGGATTTTTCGGTCTGCTGATCACGGTCGCGGTTTCCATGCTTTTTATTCCATCTTTACGAAACATGGATCCAAAGGTCAGTGAGCCCTTTGATTATCAAAAGCTTGCGAAAGAAACTGTCGAATATCAGCCCCTTTATGGGAATTCATACCAAATGTCGTCATCTCTTTGGTATTTTAGCAAAACTCCGGTCTTCAAACTTAGCGGCATCAGTCGTTATGACTATTTCGATACTTTTCCAGAGGCAAAACCTCAGGGTAATAAGTTTTATTTGGTGAAGCGTGAAGGCAATGGTTTACCGCAGTGGCTTTCCGAACAACAATGGACTTATCAGGAAATCAAAAGGGTTGCGCCTGACTTTGTTGTTTTGGAATTCACTCGACCATGA